The Primulina tabacum isolate GXHZ01 chromosome 1, ASM2559414v2, whole genome shotgun sequence genome contains the following window.
TTTGTCCTTCTTTGATGTAAGACAAGTTTTTAGAATGTATTCCCAGAACAAAAAGCGGAAGAATGACAGCTGGGATTTCCATGATGCCAATAGCTGAAAATCTACAGAAACTTTATTACGGAAAGCTCAGAGTATTGTAAATGATGGGTAAAGTGGGTTGGAGcttcttatattttaaaatgttatcaGACTAGGACCATATGATGGTTGTTTCAGTGTTGCAgacagtaatatatatatatatatatatatatatatatatatatatatagagagagagagagagagagagagagagagagagagaaagcAACAGTCTTTATAAACTTCAATGCCAGAGCTTCCTGAGCCCCAGAATTAAGAAACCTAGTTGTTTTTAACTTAAAATAAGTATTCGGGGAGACAGATGGCTGTATTTACCAGAATTATGAATCTTTTGTATACCATTATTATTTCCTGATTTCTCTGCTAAGATGTAATCCACATTCTTGTTTATTCTTTGATCATTTCATTTTATGAAAGCAATAGGATTATTGTTGGATATTAGTAGAAGATATTAGTGGCTACTTGAAGTAGGTATTGTCAACGAGGTAAACCAAATAACTTAGTGGTGAAAATGCTTGCTTGGCTGCCTCTCGCTGTTGATCCCAAGTAGGAAAGTAGTTAAAATGTGATCTCTTTTGGTGACTCTCAACCACTAGTTGTATTGGGTTGTCAGAAGTTCTGCCATTTATGAGGTTTCTCGTACATGACTTTGCTGTTTATTTACTGCGGAGGGATTTTCTAATTGTAGAACCTTTTACTAAGGTAGATTTTAGGTTTCATTCTTTTTTCCAGTGGCGGAAGGGCTTGACGCTTGGTGGTGAAGCTTCAGTTGAAAAAATCACTTTAGATGGCGTCCGAGGGCTGCGTACGATGTTGAGTGCAACTGTTCATGATATATTATACTACATGAGCCCTGTTCATTGTCAGGACATTATTGACTCGGTACCCCCTCATTTAATCACTTTTGTTTGTATCACCTTGCAAGTCTTGAATGTCTCTTATTTCTTTTCATGTCTTGATGATACTCTTGTATTAATCTGAAAGTCTTGTCTTGTTCATCCTCTGAAAGCCGTATCAGGATCTCACACTTGCAGTCATATCATATAAGGAGTTGTTATATCTATCTTTTCATGGTGGTTGTTTGTTTAATTATCGGTGATCACTTATCAAGGTACTAGTTTGATGAATCATATGCCAACTTGAGCAAGAACCTAAAAAATGAGGGGTTTgctctttttattttatatttattttcttttagctTGGTGAATATTACTTTTAAATACATGCGCCCTTTTTTCTGCACCGAAACATGgatttgttttgatttgaatcGGAGAGTAAGGGGGCTATGTGCGAGAGAGGAAAACCAAAAGGTGGAGATAATAAATTTGTGTATTTGTAAACAAGGAGATGAGTTTTGGCCAGGTCTGTTTTTACAGCAGGAGGTGAGTGCCATAAGTAGAAACTTGGTGCTCCATACTATCCTAAAACCCCCTGAAACCCACACCCACATCACCTTCATTCCCCGTTTGCCCCTCCATGCTACTTGACGATTGTAATCATAAATATCGATTTTCATGTTTTCATTGAACTGGCAAGATCATTACTTGCCAaaacaaattaatttttttattcctTTTCATCTGTCAAATAACCATCTTATTCTTTCTATTTGATCGATGATATCTGTTAACAAATGTGTCTTGGGCAATTGTTAATTTGTTAAGTGTTTGCATCTTGTTCAGGTATCCAATCAACTTAATAGATTGTATTTGAAGTTCTTAAAGAGGAATCCTGGTTATGATGGAAAGGTACTGAggcaaaaaaaacaaaaagaaagctGCCAATTTAATTTGAGCATTATAAGCTAACATTAAAACTATTTGTTAAACTGAATTGTCCAATTTTAAATCTACTTTGTAGGTTTCCCTGTATGGTCACTCTTTGGGAAGTGTTCTAGCTTATGATATCCTTTGTCATCAAGAAAAGTTGTATTCAAATTTCCCGATGGAGTGGATGTACAAAGAACGACGAAATGAGGCAAATTGTTCTATCAGGAATAATATATCTTCTGACTGTAATTTCATGTCAAATATAGGGGATGAGAGATCTGAGAATGTTGATATTGAGAGCATTGTTGGCCATGTGGATAACCAAGATATTGTGGAAGAATCTATGCAGGGATCATGTATTCCATTGGGACCTCCTGCATTATCAGTTTCTGATGAATCCAATACCACAGATATTGATTACCAGAAAACAAATGATGCCTTGTCCTCAGATGAAAATGTTAATAATTCTTTTGGCAATTCGAATCTCATGGGCTCCTATAAAAGTTATATGGTAGATAACCCTAATATCATGAGCAGTGAGGTTGTACTGTTTGATGGCGATAAAGATGACGAGGATATCTTTGATAATGATAAAGATGAAGCAATTAAATTAATGAAGGAAGAGGTGGTTCCTTTGACTATTCTTTGAGTTTCTTTTTCTGGTATCCTGTTTGACATTCTTGCCACTCACTTGAGTTCCAGATTCGTTTGCTAAAggcaaaagtaaaaaaaattgaagctGAATGTGCTACTGATGGTATGGGCTGTGTGATTGGAGATGATGTAAACATTCTTTTTGGACTATAGTTGTTCAGTTCTGGAAGTTCTGATTGTTTAAATGTTTGTGTCTGATGTGAAGAGTTACCAGAGAATGCTAAAAAGACTACCGCAGCTGTGAGTCAATCTGATTACAAGAGTGTTCGGCCAGAGCTTGAAGATTCCTTGAAGAATTACACTCCtcaaataaaatacacaaagttagaatttgaggtaaatttctctcattttttgTTGTTTGCTATCTGGTCAGTAGCTTGTATAAGCCATACACGAGTTTGCATCGTAACCTACAGAATGCACTTGATATGGAGCACTTAATTCACCATGCATGTGGGATTTTAGTCAGAAGTTATAATTAGTAAAAATTTCATTTAGATCCAATGCGTCTTCAGACATTAGGCCGCATCAATATTTGACCGTCTCCGGTGAATGGGATTTAGACATGGATCTCTTCGGTGGTTTGTCCCTCGGGTTCTTTGCTCTCAATTTTGTAGCACTTTACTCCACATAGTAATATGTTTAATACAAGTCATAGGCTGCTTGCTCTGATATCTATTATTGTGGCATTGGTCTCTGATCCTATTGGAGGATTTAATTCACCATGCATGTGGGATTTTAGTCAGAAGTTATAATTAGTAAAAATTTCATTTAGATCCAATGCGTCTTCAGACATTAGGCCGCATCAATATTTGACCGTCTCCAGTGAATGGGATTTAGACATGGATCTCTTCGGTGGTTTGTCCCTCGGGTTCTTTGCTCTCAATTTTGTAGCACTTTACTCCACATAGTAATATGTTTAATACAAGTCATAGGCTGCTTGCTCTGATATCTATTATTGTGGCATTGGTCTCTGATCCTATTCGAGGCAAGAAAATTGAGCTGGTGAAACTTGAAAATGGAATCTTATACCCCTTGCTGGATATTCTATGTTTGCACAAGATTTCTTAGCCAAAACAGTATTAAGTTGGCCATCTttccatttaaatttcatgtgAAATGGAGTATCACTCTAGTTTCTCGTGGATAACCCACAacttcttgtctcatatctctGTGACCAAATATATTGTCGTACACCCACATTACATGCCTCTTTCTAATTTCATATCACCAGcatgtttcttttttttatgcAACTTATGCACAGGCTATATAAGCTTATACACAAGgatttttatttcaggttgACACATTTTTTGCTGTTGGGTCTCCTCTTGGAGTGTTTCTTTCCCTTCGGAATATTCGCATTGGAATTGGTAATAGCTAAGACCTAATACTTGCATGCCCCTATTTTagtttttgtcatttttccCATGTTTTGAAGAGCTAGGAATTCTTGAAGCTCTGGGAAGGAATcatttcttatttcaaaataatatctTTAAGACTCGCAGGGAAAAGTAGTAACTAAGATTTTAATTGAATGAAATATGGGTTCTCTGGATTCTGTTATGTAGTCCGGTCGGTTCGATCGAGAACCGTTGCGGGACCCGTCCAGAACAAGCCCATAAACCGTTTTAGCTGTCAAATCGGTCGCACCGGCCATGCGAACCAGTTAAAAACTGGTCCAACCGGTTAAgccttttaaaattttttttagaatttgattatttattatatccctttcaaaaaaattattttttacttttaaaatttctttttttggtgatacatatatatatatatgattatttggattttgtattttgttaaaaatattattttagtagaaaatttgagtttttgaaaatatatatatatattatattttgattatatgtatattatttagattttaaactttggaaatatttttttattatttatatacacatttaagatatttttatttaaaatatattatttattatattattattttatataatataatagtgTTCCGGTCCGACCAGTTTGattgaatcttttttttagagTAGACCGATTTGGttatgaaaatattgttgtagaTAAAATAGCAAAGCTGtcttaatttctttttttttaagttaGACTGGTTTGATAACCTAATAGAGAACTACTTTTGAAGATGTCTTGATTTCTCTTTAGTTTTTTGTCCATTCTATTTATCAATTGAGCACATAATCGTTGTGTAAGATACTTTCTACTGTTTGGATTCTAGGCGAGGGGAAAGAATATTGGGGAGAGGAAAACATAAACGAGGAGATGCCAGCATGTCAGCGAATGTTTAACATCTTTCATCCTTATGATCCTGTGGCATATAGGTCCGTCTTGTACAGCTATGAACAGGATtattcatgaattaaattcttgATGAATCGGATAAATTAAATTCCTTTCAGAATAGAACCACTGATCTGTAAAGAATTTATACACAAACGGGCAGTTATTATCCCTTACCACAGAGGTGGGAAGCGGCTGTATGTTGGGTTTCAGGTTGGTGCTTTAGAAAGTCCGAAATGGTTTATGATCTGCATTCTTTCATTATGAAACCAAAAGGTTGTGATTACTGATAACTAATAATGCCACTTGATGTACTGATACAATGTCACTCAGGAATTCAGGGAAGGATTGGCTTCACATTCTAAGTCTATGGTGGGTCACATGAGCGCTATTCAGGTAGGTAGATTTGTCTATTGATGCTCCGTTGATGATTTCTGTTATTTTTCCCTTTTGTATTTTATCCCCTCTTGACTGATGTAACCTTGGTAGAAAcaaatcaaaattatattttttcttaccgatatatacacacacacacatatataggTTACCTTGTCACTATCAGTATTATTTATATGGAGTAAAGGTTATGTCTGCCTGGTATTGATACTCGGGGAATCCACCTTGTTCAATTGGTTAACCGTTTAGGAAGCATTAACCGGTTTTGTTTGTGTATATTCCTTTAAAACATTAAAGATCGATATAAACTTTGAACATGTGAGAAACAGTTGATGCTCAAATAATTGTGCAGTCTTCTGTTTTTGTGATAAATTAGAAATCGACACGGATGAATAGAGCACGTACAAATTGTTACTTTTCCAGACATAATTGCTGTGATTATACTTTCTTATATTTTATCGGGGAGTACAAAGTTGATTTTGGATGGCATAAACTAATAGGTTTCTTctttgacttgatgagattatTGCTTGTAAAATTTTCATCGTCAGTGTTTGAGTATATAGGTAAGTGCAATTATACAAGcggattttattattttctgtCATTCTGTGGATTGTATCATGTTGTCACAAGTCAGCATAACTCCTGTTTTGTTTGTAAATGATTAATATGTAAAGTAGACTGAACTGTTATATCACCTATAAGTCTTATTTTTGCTTAGGTTAAAGTGCTTACACTCTGCCAATCAAGAAGTGAAAATGCCCATGGTGGTAAGCATTCTTTCTATGGTTCAATTCCTACATATTGTTTGCTGTTATTCATGCAATAGAGGATGGAAGACTTTCATACACTGAAGAATTTAGAATATCTCATGCAGAGGAAGGTGAACATATCCAAGAGAAGGAAGAGAGATCATATGGCTCGATTATGATGGAGAAGCTAACAGGAAGTGGAGATGGGCAAATTGATCATGTTTTACAAGTATGTGCTCTTCCTTTGATTATATATTCTAGAGCAGTTGTTACATCTTTAGGCATGTTTTGTAATTTGCTGATTATATCAGTTCAAACCTCAGGTATGTTCTCTACTTGGctgattatttttttctttatggCTTTTACTGATGCAGGATAAAACCTTTCGCCACCCATATGTATCGGCTATTGGGGCACATACGTAAGCGCACCTTTTCAATTAtaacctatcaaatttcatttAGATCACTGTTGGGTTCCGTGCTTTGGCAGCTTGTTTGTTGTACTGAGTGCTGAACTTTTAACTTCGAATGATTATTTCTTCACAGAAACTATTGGAGAGATAACGATACCGTTCTTTTCATGTTAAAGCACTTATATCGTGATATACCAGATGAACCTTCTTTACCAAGTGAGCAACACCCAAAAGACGAGAGTATCATGAAGGGCTGGTCCGATCCTAGGGAATTGGCTGATGAAGAACTCCCTTTGACCTTTGGTGATACCGTGCTGATAAAAAATTTCTCCCGAAGAGCAAAGAAAATTATGAGTGACTGAACGATGTCATTTCACATGTCTGTCACGTGCAGAAATAATTTGTTTCTCGACAATACATTCAGCTTTGCTCAAATTTGTAGTCAGTGTAACTGTGTAAGAGGAAATTTGTGGAACAAACAAGGAACAGCTGATGTGTGTCATACAAATGTCGCTCGATCAGTCAAAATCAGCTGGGTGAAGTATATATTTTGTTCTTTTGAAGTTTTACAGCAGCAAATGGAAAGTGGGATTCAGCATCAAA
Protein-coding sequences here:
- the LOC142549814 gene encoding phospholipase SGR2-like isoform X2 — protein: MELNVGAGAGEVDETSPDMLKNTPSNIRRLANEIDQCEGRQKYLARTNSPSDGGDVRWYFCKVPLAVNELAASIPRTEIVGKGDYFRFGMRDSLAVEASFLQREDELLSSWWKEFAECSEGPRGQSSIISSSNIQMKHFSSESSKWKQYATEEDRVGVPVKGGLYEVDLAKRHCFPVYWNGENRRVLRGHWFARKGGLDWLPLREDVSEQLEYAYRSQVWHRRTFQPSGLFAARVDLQGSTTGLHALFTGEDDTWESWLNVDASGISSVIGFGGNNIKLRRGYASPQSKKPTQDELRQEKEEEMDDYCSQVPVRHLVFVIHGIGQRLEKSNLVDDVATHRHVTERLAERHLTSHQRGTQRVIFIPCQWRKGLTLGGEASVEKITLDGVRGLRTMLSATVHDILYYMSPVHCQDIIDSVSNQLNRLYLKFLKRNPGYDGKVSLYGHSLGSVLAYDILCHQEKLYSNFPMEWMYKERRNEANCSIRNNISSDCNFMSNIGDERSENVDIESIVGHVDNQDIVEESMQGSCIPLGPPALSVSDESNTTDIDYQKTNDALSSDENVNNSFGNSNLMGSYKSYMVDNPNIMSSEVVLFDGDKDDEDIFDNDKDEAIKLMKEEIRLLKAKVKKIEAECATDELPENAKKTTAAVSQSDYKSVRPELEDSLKNYTPQIKYTKLEFEVDTFFAVGSPLGVFLSLRNIRIGIGEGKEYWGEENINEEMPACQRMFNIFHPYDPVAYRIEPLICKEFIHKRAVIIPYHRGGKRLYVGFQEFREGLASHSKSMVGHMSAIQVKVLTLCQSRSENAHGEYLMQRKVNISKRRKRDHMARL
- the LOC142549814 gene encoding phospholipase SGR2-like isoform X1, which translates into the protein MELNVGAGAGEVDETSPDMLKNTPSNIRRLANEIDQCEGRQKYLARTNSPSDGGDVRWYFCKVPLAVNELAASIPRTEIVGKGDYFRFGMRDSLAVEASFLQREDELLSSWWKEFAECSEGPRGQSSIISSSNIQMKHFSSESSKWKQYATEEDRVGVPVKGGLYEVDLAKRHCFPVYWNGENRRVLRGHWFARKGGLDWLPLREDVSEQLEYAYRSQVWHRRTFQPSGLFAARVDLQGSTTGLHALFTGEDDTWESWLNVDASGISSVIGFGGNNIKLRRGYASPQSKKPTQDELRQEKEEEMDDYCSQVPVRHLVFVIHGIGQRLEKSNLVDDVATHRHVTERLAERHLTSHQRGTQRVIFIPCQWRKGLTLGGEASVEKITLDGVRGLRTMLSATVHDILYYMSPVHCQDIIDSVSNQLNRLYLKFLKRNPGYDGKVSLYGHSLGSVLAYDILCHQEKLYSNFPMEWMYKERRNEANCSIRNNISSDCNFMSNIGDERSENVDIESIVGHVDNQDIVEESMQGSCIPLGPPALSVSDESNTTDIDYQKTNDALSSDENVNNSFGNSNLMGSYKSYMVDNPNIMSSEVVLFDGDKDDEDIFDNDKDEAIKLMKEEIRLLKAKVKKIEAECATDELPENAKKTTAAVSQSDYKSVRPELEDSLKNYTPQIKYTKLEFEVDTFFAVGSPLGVFLSLRNIRIGIGEGKEYWGEENINEEMPACQRMFNIFHPYDPVAYRIEPLICKEFIHKRAVIIPYHRGGKRLYVGFQEFREGLASHSKSMVGHMSAIQVKVLTLCQSRSENAHGEEGEHIQEKEERSYGSIMMEKLTGSGDGQIDHVLQDKTFRHPYVSAIGAHTNYWRDNDTVLFMLKHLYRDIPDEPSLPSEQHPKDESIMKGWSDPRELADEELPLTFGDTVLIKNFSRRAKKIMSD
- the LOC142549814 gene encoding phospholipase SGR2-like isoform X3, translating into MKHFSSESSKWKQYATEEDRVGVPVKGGLYEVDLAKRHCFPVYWNGENRRVLRGHWFARKGGLDWLPLREDVSEQLEYAYRSQVWHRRTFQPSGLFAARVDLQGSTTGLHALFTGEDDTWESWLNVDASGISSVIGFGGNNIKLRRGYASPQSKKPTQDELRQEKEEEMDDYCSQVPVRHLVFVIHGIGQRLEKSNLVDDVATHRHVTERLAERHLTSHQRGTQRVIFIPCQWRKGLTLGGEASVEKITLDGVRGLRTMLSATVHDILYYMSPVHCQDIIDSVSNQLNRLYLKFLKRNPGYDGKVSLYGHSLGSVLAYDILCHQEKLYSNFPMEWMYKERRNEANCSIRNNISSDCNFMSNIGDERSENVDIESIVGHVDNQDIVEESMQGSCIPLGPPALSVSDESNTTDIDYQKTNDALSSDENVNNSFGNSNLMGSYKSYMVDNPNIMSSEVVLFDGDKDDEDIFDNDKDEAIKLMKEEIRLLKAKVKKIEAECATDELPENAKKTTAAVSQSDYKSVRPELEDSLKNYTPQIKYTKLEFEVDTFFAVGSPLGVFLSLRNIRIGIGEGKEYWGEENINEEMPACQRMFNIFHPYDPVAYRIEPLICKEFIHKRAVIIPYHRGGKRLYVGFQEFREGLASHSKSMVGHMSAIQVKVLTLCQSRSENAHGEEGEHIQEKEERSYGSIMMEKLTGSGDGQIDHVLQDKTFRHPYVSAIGAHTNYWRDNDTVLFMLKHLYRDIPDEPSLPSEQHPKDESIMKGWSDPRELADEELPLTFGDTVLIKNFSRRAKKIMSD